AAAGAAGCAGGCTGCAGTTGGGTCACGATGAAGGATGGAGTTCATGTTTTTGTGGCTGGGGACAAATCACACCCGGAGAGAGACGTAATCtatgagaaattaaaagaactaAATGCGAAAATGCGGGATATGGGTTATGTTCCCGAGACGAGGTTCGCTCTCTATGACCTCGACTTGGAAAACAAGGAAGAGCTGCTAAGCTATCACAGCGAGAAGATAGCTGTAGCATTTGTGCTCACCAGGAAATCAGAAATGCCGATCAGGATCATGAAGAATCTTCGGGTATGTGGGGACTGTCACGTTGCCTTCAAGTATATATCGAAGATAGTTCGTAGAAAGATAGTGCTGAGAGATTTGAACAGGTTTCATCATTTCGAAGATGGGGAGTGTTCGTGTCGAGATTATTGGTGAATTGATTCGATAAGGAGGTTTTGGATAAATTTGACTGTTCAATGAGAAGTTATCAGTCGCATCTCAGTTCGCTTAAAAAATGGTAAGCTATGGTTAGATCGGCTTATTAGTCCGTTGTGATTGTCCCACCAACACACTAGTAAATTAAATTCAAGGTCCACTGGATCAAACATTATGGGCCGGCTACAGTCATCCCATAATACACCCATATAGTAGCGAGCTACGTTCTCAGTGAGATTCGAACTCGTGATATTCAAGTGGAGCGCTTGATACTTAACCACTAGACCACCGTATTGGTGGTTCTATGGTTCACATCTTTGTACTCTCAACTGGAAACATTCCAATTCCGCTTTCAAGTAAATAACTGTACTGAAATATGCCCATGAAGTTCTAATATTTACAAATAGCCCCCTATAAATTGAAGCATTCTTGCAGTTTGATCCTGAAATTTTTAGGTTGGCAATTGTTCTCTGTATCATTATGAGGCATCATACCATATTTCTTGCTTGTCTATGTCCTTGGTGATCGAAACAAAAATGATTTTAGGATCTTTTCTCATCTGTGAAGACTTGCAAaatctctctcatttttattgAATTCAAAAATCTAAATGTTCAAAAGATCTTTAGAGTAGCTCACCACAGTgataaaaaatagaattatTAGTAAATTCGAAAGGGGTAATTCTAGATGGAACGCTAACTTGTATTACATAATGGATCATTAATTTCACCACCAGCACGGTGGTCTAGTGGTTAAGCATCAAGCGCtccacttgaacatcacgAATTCGAACCTCACTGAGGACGTAGAGCTCGCCACTATGTGAgtgtattatgggatggcGGTGGCCGGCCCATAATGCTTGATACAGTGGGGCTGCGGTGACCAAGTTGGGCTAAAGTCTCAGCGAGCTATGACGAAACAACGAGCTATAACGAAAGGAACATTCCGTGGCGATTAGGTTCCCTTAGTTGGGGTAGCTACAGCGGGCTAATAATCTGACCTAaccttttatttataaaaaaaaaatggatcattaatttcaattattagATCCCGTCAACTTTTAATTTCATCGTTcgttatttacatattttgacCGTTGTATTTCTAgcttcatttttttgtttcacaATTTTTGTCTATGATATTATACTACTATTTTCGAATATGCTGCCACATGTACCAATTGCATTTCGCTACATTACCAATCATTGCCACGTCGCTGACGACCGCCACGTCCACTATCATCCTGTCACGTGTACCAGTCACCTTATCGCACATCACCATGAATTGAACAGACTCAGTAAACCGGTTTAGTTAGCCAAACCGTGTGACTCGGTTCATTTATTCGgtttacaaattaaatttgagaaaatttaaatagaaaccaactatcaaaaaaaattaggaattaaaaaaaaaaacctgcgGCAGAGTGGGAACATAAAAGAGTGGACGGAGGGGCGGTGGTGGATGCCCCTTCCTTGGTCCTGCCCTCAGAAATTaacggtgcgtttggtttaagagttaaagtaactttgattttgattgtggaaaatgacaaatgagatgagattataaatttgatttggaaaacgtgtatttttgttgtgtagtttgttgagttaaagttaaaatttttgacttgggaaatgtatatttttattgtgtagtgtgttgagttaaaagttaaaattaaaatttttataattttaactgAGAAAACAAACGGCCCTAAATTCATTCATCTCCGTCCTCCTTAATTTCCATCAGACCTTCAAATCAGTCGTTTTGGTCTTTTCTCGATCACTTCAAATCATATCGTCATAATCATCATCCATTGACTCCATTAAATGGCGACCTTTGAAGTCGCTGGCGACCAAGTATGGAAGCGTGGTGGCCGGCGTGGGAGCATCCACCGTCGCCCCTCCCTCTCTTCTACTTCATTTGGAGAATGGcgtctattttttttatttttttatttttacttttctgaaacttcaattacattttttcttgATATTAATTGTATTATTCAAGTTGTTGGctcattatttctttttctactCGACTAAGGATATTTTAAtagataatttttattttatagaaaCTTGATCCAAAATATAGAACCCCATCTTTTTCTTGCAATTATTTTAAAGTAATccatttaaattatttttcttacaaTTATTTTAAAGTAATCCattgtatgttttattttagatatttatttattttataaaaacttTAGTTTTGATcctatttaattaaatatattctgTTATAGTATAAAATAACTTTATTTCATAGTTTACAACTATGTCCTTTCAATTTTAGTTtagatatttatttcaaattgcgatttatttaatcaaggaaatcaattaaataataaaataaaagaaatgtcTTGCTTgcgaggaggaagaagaaagataaATTTACACATAGCACATTAGTTGGAGCAAATTTACTGTTGGCTCGAACTAACATATAATCGGCATACTATTTATCTGCTCAACATATTAGTTTGAGAAAATACCAGTATTAGGTGGAACAAATGTTTTCAAAGAAAGAGTTTATCATGTATTGATCAACAACAGTTTGAACCGAACATATACTAGGGACCATAAGATATCGCGAAAAGATCAATTGGCgcaaatatatgaaatatcttGCTtgtgaggaggaagaagaattgTGATATTCTATACGAAACACGTTAGGTAGACCGTGAATTACTGGTGGCTCGCACGATTATCGTACAACCCGAACCCTATTCCCAGAGTACAGTATTGCGGTTCACCTTATAACATGCGAGCCGATCCCATGATGAATTCCTATGCGGAGACGAGTGTGGGTTCCACCTGCCTAGTAAGACCCAGTCCACACGACAATTTCTTTGCCTCGACTACGACCTACGGTCGCGCATCGACTTCGCCCCTCGACACAATAACCAAATGGGCCGACATAGCTGGACCTCGACCATGGGATCCAATCCAATCCAACAGCCTAAGCTGGGCCTTGTCCCTTGACATTTTAGCTTTGTTTGGAGCACATGTTCATGTCGCAGCCCCGAAGCTGACATACAAAACGAAAACACACACCAAATACAACACGCAGAAGACCGAAAAATCCTCTCTTTTGTTCTTTTCATGCTGCCCCGACTTTGTTGACCGATGAATTGGAAGACGTCATCCAATCTTCGTTGGCGAGCAGCGATATGATCCCTTCAGCCTTCTCGGTTTGACGAATGCCGGTCCTACTCATTTCACCCGGACCGTTGAAATCGCATGCCCGCCACTGCTTGCGGCAATCAGAAGCTGTTCGGGCGCTGCTGGGCAGTTCTTGCTTCTGGTGAGTGGTTTTTCTTCTTGATGCAATCACCTGAAACTAAAGTCAGATTTCTACTGCaaatttctgatttttcttcctCATTCTCCACTGGGCAAAGAGAGTTTTGTGCTATGAATGAGTTCATTGATTTTTGGATCATCTGTACAATGCTATTGGATATTGTTCATCATTGTCATGAAAGTTGCTGCATTTGCTTTCTGGACATTGTCAGTCTTCAACTTGTATCCATGTGCTGAGTTCTTTCTTTGGAATTTGATGTGGGTTTgcttatttgaaaattttcctcGCTTGTTGTCTTTCTTCAGTTTCATTTGGTGGCTAATTGGAAAAGAATTGCGAATGAAATGGTTAGGCAATTTTGATAACAGAATAGAAGATGGATTTGTTCATGTTTACGTTTAAATTTCTTGTAGTAATTAGAGATATTTCGCGGCAAAAGCTGCTGATGCATGCATTGCTCTTCCACATCGGCCCAATTATTTTGATATGCCACTGGTGCACTGGAAGAAGCTATTAATATTCCCGGATTTGAAATGGGAACTTCATCATGACAACAATTAGGATTAATAAGGTGAAGTTCATCGAATGATATTGCACTCAGCGTCACCGGAGAGTGTaccattcttttttattctgtGAATATTAATTCTTGCAGTAGTTTTCTGACATAATTGATTTTCGACATTGATCAGAGGGGAAGTGAAATACATGGATTTACAAGTTGGGAGGTTGTTATCACCTCCCAGTGGAATGGCACTGAAGCCATCTAACAACATCTGGATCCGGCGCCAGCAATGTCCATGTGGAGATTGGAAGTGTTACATCAGGTTCGAAGGAGATGATCAGGCATCTGTGGGCCTTCACTTGGCAACGAATGAAACagcatcctcatcctcatcattGTCTTCAGGGACGGAGCCCATCTTTACTCCATATGTGGGCCAGGTCTTTAGAAGTGATGAAGAAGCTTTCGAATATTATAGCAACTTTGCTCGTAAAAATGGGTTCTCAATTCGAAAAGCACGTTCCACCGAGAGTCAGAATTTAGGGATATACAGGCGGGATTTTGTTTGTTATAGATCAGGATTCAACCAGCCAAGAAAGAAGGCCAATGTGGAGCATCCTAGGGACAGAAAATCCGTCCGATGTGGTTGTGATGCAAAGTTGTACTTGACCAAAGAAATTGTTGCTGGTGTTGTTCAATGGTATGTTTCACAGTTCAGTAATGTTCACAATCACGAACTTTTGGAGGATGACCAAGTTCGTCTACTTCCAGCATACCGTAAAATTCAAATGGCTGACCAGGAACGGATTCTTCTCCTCTCGAAGGCTGGGTTTCCTGTGAATCGAATTGTGAAGCTGCTGGAATTGGAGAAGGGTATCCAGCCGGGGCAGTTGCCCTTTATAGAGAAGGACGTCAGGAATTTCATTCGGACTTGCAAGAAGACAGTCCAAGAAAATGATGCCTTGCTCAGTgaaaagagggaaaatgaTATATTGGAACTTCTCGAGGCCTGCAGGGCAATGGCTGATAAAGAGGCAGATTTTTCCTACAACTACACTTCGGATGAGAATGAGAAGGTCGGAAATATTGCCTGGTCGTATGCTGACTCAGCAGGTGCCTTTTCAGTATTTGGGGATGTCATCACTTTTGATACGACTTACCGTTCCATTACGTATGGGCTGTCACTTGGGATTTGGTTTGGTACAGATAATTACGGAAAAGCCATCGTCTTTGGGTGTGCATTGCTTAAAGATGATAGTGCTGATTCGTTTGCATGGGCCTTACAGGTTTGTAGATGCAAACAAACCCCTTGTGATCATTCTCGCGTGTTAAAAGACTCATTTACATCCAGTTGCTCATAAAGTGTTATAATGTTGTACATATCACGTTGATTCTGACCAGGGGACCTGTCACAATCAATTTGTGTAAATCAGACTTGGTACAACTCGAAGTCATCATTCTATTTGGTTGTTGAACAGCATAGTGGAGTAATTTTTACACACGATTTAAGCAAGAAGCTCTCTGTCGTCAGGTGTCCTTCTCCTCGTACTCTTTACATGGTGCTCTTCTTTTGAAACAGACGTTTGTCCGGTTTATGAGGGGAAGACATCCGCAGACAATTGTAAGTGACATTGATTCTGGGCTCAGGGATGCTGTTGCAAGGGAGTTGCCAAACACAAAGCACACGATATCTATATGGCACGTTCTCTCCAAACTCTCTAGTTGGTTCTCTGCTAAACTGGGTTCTCACTATGGAGACTTCAAAATGGAGATTGATATGTTGTGTCAGCTGGAAAGTATGGAGGATTTTGAACATCAGTGGAATCTCATGTTGGGTCGTTTTGGACTTGCTGCCGATAAACATGCTGCTTTGCTCTTCTCTTACCGAACTTCATGGCCGATCTCATTCGTAAGAGGTTGTTTTCTGGCCCGAGCAATGACTGCTGAATACTCAAAATCAGTGGATGCATTCTTGAAGAGAATAATTAGTTCACAGACATGTTTGCAGGTTTTCTTTGAACAGGTGGGTTGTTCAGGAatataatttccttttttaatgttttaaaatgtaaaagtgcaATTTATATCCTTTCCCCGTCGATTTTTtcagaaaagtaaaatatatgatatttcATGCTCTCATTGGAAAATACTTCTGAAGtacaatttgacattttcagGACACAAGTACTTCTTTGTTCTTTTCACCGAAGATCACTTACCTGAATCTTGTGTTCATCATGTATTGTTTGGAGATTGAAGATAATTTTCACCCATGAGAAATCATATGTTAAACATTGTCTATTGCAATTTACTTTTGATTTCTGAACTCTTATTTAACCACTGCAGGTTGTTATCGCTTCTAGATTTGGAAACAGCCCCATTGAGAATTTCCAATACATGCCtctgaaaacatgcatgcccATGGAAGAACATGCTCGCATAATCCTCACTCCATATGCGTTTAATGTCTTACAGCATGAGATTGTGCTTTCCCTTCAATATGCGATGGATGAAATGGCCAATGGATCATATCTCGTTAGACATTACAAGAAAATGGACGGAGAGTGTTTCGTTATCTGGATCCCAGAAGATGAGCAGATCCACTGCTCATGCAAGGAATTTGAGCACTCAGGATTATTATGCAGGCACTCCATAAGGGTCCTCGTGGCAAAGAACTTCTTCCAGATCCCCGATAAGTACTTTCCTCTACGATGGCGTCTGGAGAGTTCACTGGTTTCTTTGGATGCTCAGAACATTACAGAAAATACTAACGAGTGTGTTCAAGCCTTCCATTCTTTAGCTGCAACTCTTTTGACAGAATCATTGGCATCTAAGGAAAGGTTTGATTTTGTCCATAAAGAACTTGTGGGGATGATCGATAATGTCAGGAATATTCCAACAGCTGATGAAGCTGTGTTTGACACAGCAAATAATCTCGCCGATTGTGAAGTCGTTGGGACATCACTTAGGTAATTTTGGATATCCTTTATCGGACTTTGAGATGATCGGTCCGAATATTATATGCCATTGCTTGCTGTAAATACATAACCCTTGTATACAGTTGGTGTATCAGATACATGTTCAAATTATACAGAAATTCAGAACAGCAGTCACTGTGGCATGATACTTCAGTTGGAAGCTTTTCACTAATCAGCATTTAGCTCACCCATATATACGCGAACATGTCCGAGACCCGAAACAATTTCCAGCATGTAAGCTAACAATGCAAGTTCGACTATTGTAGTTGTCGGTTTTAGCCAAAAGTTCATCTTGAAACACTGCCATGCTTTCATACAATAACCACTAAGTACGCTCTGGCAGGGGCAGTTTTTGCTATTCAAGATGTCAGCCAACATAATAGAGGTGGTCATTGGATCATTCCTTTATCGCAGTGGAAGGAATGTCTCATCTCTTTACGCTCCTATGATCGGCAAACATTGGTAGAGAGCAAAGGCATACTAAATGTCACCATAATATTTCAACTTATATTCCTTTTGCGATTTGCTGCAATACTTCTAAACTTTCATGATGAGAAGGATTTTGTATCCAAAACCAAATTATGATGAATTCTTTGTATTCTTTCCTTTCATGGGGAACTAGCCTGTATCATGCAATGCATGGGTTTTTTATGtatgtaattattatatttaaaatatttttaaaagtaaagatgTGGTCATATTCCGGTAAATTTAATAGCTAAATGAAGACAttttgcaatatatatattaatataaaaagattAACAAATGAAAATACAATTATGAGACAATTAAATATGAATAGTTCTTTTAGCAGGTGAGTATTATTACGAATTCGTTGCATTTTCCAATAAAAGCCAAAAATGTTTGCATTATTAAACTATCATGCAATCAATCTGCTTTTCAATTGTTAGATGAATATCATAAAAAATGTATTTCCATGCTaaacaaaaagataaaaaaaattatgaattcaATGAATCAGTATTTCCGTCGTataattcttatatatatataactagttATGGAGCCCTGATATGTATGGGATTAAACATGATTTTTTcgctaattttattatatataatatatgctataaatttttaaaagtagtAATTTACGATCAATAAAAGTATATTAttagacatatatataagactaatggtaatttaattttacaaataagCTAAGgcaaaaattacataaaagaaGAGAACTTAATATAAGTCTTGAAAAAATCCAACATTGTCAAGATTAtccataaaaaattgaaaagaaaagcaagataaatttttatcttcaatattatcaaaattcaacacttaaaacaaacacaaaaTTAAAGAACCATAAAATTCTACAAAAGTTTATgtgtgagaaaaaaataaaaagttgaagAACTCATATCGAAAAGTCTAACTTTGCCCTTATCTAAAATAAACTTGCGTGCGtgcaaaaaattgaagaagtaTAGTGGTATCAATATTTTTCAGATCATATTGGTCACATTATATGTGGTACATCCATTATTTATAGCATCACAtagaatataatatagatagtacattatatatttatctataaaaaaatatgatcttATTTCCTTTTGGAAGGACAGATATATAACAAGTCATATCAATAAAAAATgtctataaattttttaaaaaaatttaaaaattcgtTTATAGAAAAAGCTCAAAACccagagaaaataataatcggtcccagaaatatatatatatatatatatgttttaaaaataaaaaaagaattcgtttttctaataaaataaaaaagaaaataaagtatGGCCCCATagaatctatatttatttgttttaaaattttaaaattaaaaaaaataaagataactcaaaaaatcaagaaaataaagaacagtcccacaaatctatatatatatatattttaaatatttgaaaatttattttttaggaaaagctcaaaaaaccaaaaaaaaaattctatttgGAAAGGAAGTGTTCTGAAACCATATGGTTGGGTCCACCTCTATCATGCTTTCATATATGGGTAAATTAcattggtggtccaaaatgttttacaaatgtttcattatggttcaaaaagtttttttcgctacatgatggtacaaaatgtttcaaagttgtttcatgatggtacaaacaaTCAATTGACcctaacgccgttaacattttgctgacgtggcacgtcctatgtgtcacttttgttacgtggaaccaatcatagtgcgtcacgtcatttaagagaaaataaaattttaaaaagtccaaaaaaatacaaaaaataattaaaaatacaaaaaaaagagtaaaaattttgaaaattttaaaattatttttaaaaaattaaaatttttaatttttctaaaaaaacaaaaaaatataaaaaaaatacaaaaaaagagtaaaaatctagaaaaaataaaaaattattttaaaattttgaaaattttaaaaatttaaatttaaaaatttttttaactaattttttttatttttaaaaataattttaaataattttataaaaaaatttaaaatttaatattaaaattattttaaatttaatattaaaattatttttaatttaaaataataaaaattatttaaaaatttaaattaaaattttaaaattatttttaaaagtttttaaaatttaaaattatttttaaaagttttaagattttaaaatttttagaattattttaaatttttcggccacgtcagcaaggaggtgacacgtagtagccacgttagcgtcggcttgacggcgtcaagctcgagttgacggtttgtaccatcatgaaacaattttgaaacattttgtatcatcatatagcgaaaaaaactttttgaaccataatgaaacatttgtaaaatattttggaccgccagtgcaatttatcattttatatatatatatatatatatatagatttccaGAAATTTGAAAGTATCTGAAGATTTTAATGAAACTTATAGTAAAATTACAATTAGCTTTTGATATGTACACGCATATatgacataatatatatatatatatatataaatatttttaataaattataatagtgaaattaaattaattattaaacaCGAAAATTAATCTTCATTAATTAGTATATTATTGAcgattttaaatatatatacatgaccTTAAATATTTGCAGTTATGAAGTAATTGAAATTTAACAACAAAAACATGCAATCTCTACTTATTTTCATAGATTTTATGGTATAAATCGACTTCCATAACACAAAGACTTGCTTCGACACATGCGAGTGAACTCACGAGACCCGGGTTAAATCGCGAGTGAGCTCACGATATCTTCGATTTCGCAATCCGAATCAAAACAAAGCTCGATCGGAGGAGGGCGAAGTTTATATAGAGAAGCAGCTATTGTCCAGTTTCACTTGCAAACCATGTTGGGGTTCTCATTTTCAACTGCCACCACCTACGTCTTGGCATTTAGCGTTTTATCGCGAACCAGCTGTAGAGGGTCTTGGCATGCATTTAGCGATATCGTTGGGGCTGCCTTATCCACGTCTGTTCGactatttgttttcttttgtgattggcattttatatatatttcgtgGAAGAGACTTTCTTTCCCCACTTTTGGCTGAGCAAATCTATCTAAAAGAGATGATGCTTTGGATAAACATGCTTTTTATGGTGCTGACGGTTGCTCATATATCATCAACGAAAAAGCCAGACAAAAAATGTCATGCTATAACGAGCTTATAATTTTCTTCACGCAGAGACTAAATTCGTCTCCAATTAACTGAGAGTCTAAAGTAGATTAATTCATTTACTTTCTTACCGTGTCGGTCTCGTGACATTTCAGTAGGTAATTAGTTCGCGAGGACTGATAGATGAATTCATTTCTTTTGTCTGCAATCTTGTGCAGACAAAAAGACCTTCATTTCACCTATGTGAATAGCATTAGCAATGAGTGAAAAACTACTGTCTGCTCCAAATGAAAGCTCGACCAGTTTTGTTGCTGCTTCAGAGAATGATGTTTGGTGTTGTATGCACTATGCTCAAACTTGGGAACCAAAACAACGCTATAATCATTGGCAACCAAAGGGCACGGATTTGCTTTTTCAAACAGTTCCTTAGCTGGTCCCGGCTTTTGCTTTTGTAGATTGTGCGTCGATGAGCTTTTCGTTCCATGGTCTTCTATTGTCAATAacaggaggaagaagagtgCCCCCACAGCTCATCATGCTGCTTATCATGCTTTCTTCATTTGAGAATCATGTCCGGTTCCATGCTTTGTCCAAAAGTTTCTGTACATCGAGTTAAAATCCTGAAAGAAGTCGACCAGCAGAAAGTAACAGTAAAGCCTAGCTCTCGGTCTCATCATGGCAACACGGGTCATGTAAACGTTCTTTCTTTCCAAATTTTAAGATTCGGCGACAACCATCGTTACAAACGTAAATGAAGAACAGACGTAGATTTAcctttttaaatattccaagAAAGCGGCTCTCTGTAGGTTCTAAAACTATAGTGTAATTAATGAATGCCGCAATATATTTTACCCGGAAAAGTTTTCTGCTTCCTTCGAAAACAAAATAAGGAGTCGAAATATCTTACGGACTAATTACCCCGTGAGATCACCTTCCCGTTTTCGAATGAGAATGTTTCCTCCATGTCTGAAAAGCCTTGTCTGCACACATGTTAGATAAAACAATCATGCTGTAGGACATTATCCGTAAGATTCTGTCTGTCGAAGTCAAAAAATTTGAGTGGGAATGCCATCATATATGTTTTCTGATATATTTTGAGTTGTGATTGCTCCTTTAAGGTGGGAGCCACAGCTTTCAAAAGCATCCCGGCCCTTTTCCTCCCTATTGTACCGGGAGCTTCTCCAATCTTTTTAAGGAACCGTTCCTCACATATCCGTATATTGTCGGATCAATTATCTGTTGAGTTATGGAGCCTGAAGTACTGTGAATCCGGATCGAGATCGGCCCATTGGTGATGTAATTAAAGTTTGTTCCCTTTATAAACAGCAGTTTATATCTCTTGTAACCCTAACTCAAAATAGTGGAATACCTGACTTGGCAGCGT
Above is a window of Punica granatum isolate Tunisia-2019 chromosome 7, ASM765513v2, whole genome shotgun sequence DNA encoding:
- the LOC116215041 gene encoding putative protein FAR1-RELATED SEQUENCE 10 isoform X1; protein product: MDLQVGRLLSPPSGMALKPSNNIWIRRQQCPCGDWKCYIRFEGDDQASVGLHLATNETASSSSSLSSGTEPIFTPYVGQVFRSDEEAFEYYSNFARKNGFSIRKARSTESQNLGIYRRDFVCYRSGFNQPRKKANVEHPRDRKSVRCGCDAKLYLTKEIVAGVVQWYVSQFSNVHNHELLEDDQVRLLPAYRKIQMADQERILLLSKAGFPVNRIVKLLELEKGIQPGQLPFIEKDVRNFIRTCKKTVQENDALLSEKRENDILELLEACRAMADKEADFSYNYTSDENEKVGNIAWSYADSAGAFSVFGDVITFDTTYRSITYGLSLGIWFGTDNYGKAIVFGCALLKDDSADSFAWALQTFVRFMRGRHPQTIVSDIDSGLRDAVARELPNTKHTISIWHVLSKLSSWFSAKLGSHYGDFKMEIDMLCQLESMEDFEHQWNLMLGRFGLAADKHAALLFSYRTSWPISFVRGCFLARAMTAEYSKSVDAFLKRIISSQTCLQVFFEQVVIASRFGNSPIENFQYMPLKTCMPMEEHARIILTPYAFNVLQHEIVLSLQYAMDEMANGSYLVRHYKKMDGECFVIWIPEDEQIHCSCKEFEHSGLLCRHSIRVLVAKNFFQIPDKYFPLRWRLESSLVSLDAQNITENTNECVQAFHSLAATLLTESLASKERFDFVHKELVGMIDNVRNIPTADEAVFDTANNLADCEVVGTSLSWCIRYMFKLYRNSEQQSLWHDTSVGSFSLISI
- the LOC116215041 gene encoding putative protein FAR1-RELATED SEQUENCE 10 isoform X2, whose protein sequence is MDLQVGRLLSPPSGMALKPSNNIWIRRQQCPCGDWKCYIRFEGDDQASVGLHLATNETASSSSSLSSGTEPIFTPYVGQVFRSDEEAFEYYSNFARKNGFSIRKARSTESQNLGIYRRDFVCYRSGFNQPRKKANVEHPRDRKSVRCGCDAKLYLTKEIVAGVVQWYVSQFSNVHNHELLEDDQVRLLPAYRKIQMADQERILLLSKAGFPVNRIVKLLELEKGIQPGQLPFIEKDVRNFIRTCKKTVQENDALLSEKRENDILELLEACRAMADKEADFSYNYTSDENEKVGNIAWSYADSAGAFSVFGDVITFDTTYRSITYGLSLGIWFGTDNYGKAIVFGCALLKDDSADSFAWALQTFVRFMRGRHPQTIVSDIDSGLRDAVARELPNTKHTISIWHVLSKLSSWFSAKLGSHYGDFKMEIDMLCQLESMEDFEHQWNLMLGRFGLAADKHAALLFSYRTSWPISFVRGCFLARAMTAEYSKSVDAFLKRIISSQTCLQVFFEQVVIASRFGNSPIENFQYMPLKTCMPMEEHARIILTPYAFNVLQHEIVLSLQYAMDEMANGSYLVRHYKKMDGECFVIWIPEDEQIHCSCKEFEHSGLLCRHSIRVLVAKNFFQIPDKYFPLRWRLESSLVSLDAQNITENTNECVQAFHSLAATLLTESLASKERFDFVHKELVGMIDNVRNIPTADEAVFDTANNLADCEVVGTSLRNSEQQSLWHDTSVGSFSLISI
- the LOC116215041 gene encoding putative protein FAR1-RELATED SEQUENCE 10 isoform X3 translates to MDLQVGRLLSPPSGMALKPSNNIWIRRQQCPCGDWKCYIRFEGDDQASVGLHLATNETASSSSSLSSGTEPIFTPYVGQVFRSDEEAFEYYSNFARKNGFSIRKARSTESQNLGIYRRDFVCYRSGFNQPRKKANVEHPRDRKSVRCGCDAKLYLTKEIVAGVVQWYVSQFSNVHNHELLEDDQVRLLPAYRKIQMADQERILLLSKAGFPVNRIVKLLELEKGIQPGQLPFIEKDVRNFIRTCKKTVQENDALLSEKRENDILELLEACRAMADKEADFSYNYTSDENEKVGNIAWSYADSADNYGKAIVFGCALLKDDSADSFAWALQTFVRFMRGRHPQTIVSDIDSGLRDAVARELPNTKHTISIWHVLSKLSSWFSAKLGSHYGDFKMEIDMLCQLESMEDFEHQWNLMLGRFGLAADKHAALLFSYRTSWPISFVRGCFLARAMTAEYSKSVDAFLKRIISSQTCLQVFFEQVVIASRFGNSPIENFQYMPLKTCMPMEEHARIILTPYAFNVLQHEIVLSLQYAMDEMANGSYLVRHYKKMDGECFVIWIPEDEQIHCSCKEFEHSGLLCRHSIRVLVAKNFFQIPDKYFPLRWRLESSLVSLDAQNITENTNECVQAFHSLAATLLTESLASKERFDFVHKELVGMIDNVRNIPTADEAVFDTANNLADCEVVGTSLSWCIRYMFKLYRNSEQQSLWHDTSVGSFSLISI
- the LOC116215041 gene encoding putative protein FAR1-RELATED SEQUENCE 10 isoform X4, translating into MDLQVGRLLSPPSGMALKPSNNIWIRRQQCPCGDWKCYIRFEGDDQASVGLHLATNETASSSSSLSSGTEPIFTPYVGQVFRSDEEAFEYYSNFARKNGFSIRKARSTESQNLGIYRRDFVCYRSGFNQPRKKANVEHPRDRKSVRCGCDAKLYLTKEIVAGVVQWYVSQFSNVHNHELLEDDQVRLLPAYRKIQMADQERILLLSKAGFPVNRIVKLLELEKGIQPGQLPFIEKDVRNFIRTCKKTVQENDALLSEKRENDILELLEACRAMADKEADFSYNYTSDENEKVGNIAWSYADSAGAFSVFGDVITFDTTYRSITYGLSLGIWFGTDNYGKAIVFGCALLKDDSADSFAWALQTFVRFMRGRHPQTIVSDIDSGLRDAVARELPNTKHTISIWHVLSKLSSWFSAKLGSHYGDFKMEIDMLCQLESMEDFEHQWNLMLGRFGLAADKHAALLFSYRTSWPISFVRGCFLARAMTAEYSKSVDAFLKRIISSQTCLQVFFEQHEIVLSLQYAMDEMANGSYLVRHYKKMDGECFVIWIPEDEQIHCSCKEFEHSGLLCRHSIRVLVAKNFFQIPDKYFPLRWRLESSLVSLDAQNITENTNECVQAFHSLAATLLTESLASKERFDFVHKELVGMIDNVRNIPTADEAVFDTANNLADCEVVGTSLSWCIRYMFKLYRNSEQQSLWHDTSVGSFSLISI